The Suncus etruscus isolate mSunEtr1 chromosome 14, mSunEtr1.pri.cur, whole genome shotgun sequence genome contains a region encoding:
- the TXNDC15 gene encoding thioredoxin domain-containing protein 15, whose product MRLLSWWQVLLCVLGPVACGLEEESGHLWSEEQPARPLQEEAVYTSEKEASDGPIGQDPLAEESDSVLALDTEGDPMVMLSVIPGDTEDRLSSQASGGTCGADGEVDSWCNLRESLYSLDSAGSSFPEREEEYYTEPEVAEMDPTPTEDSNNTESLKSPKVICEERNVTGMENFTLKILNTSQDLMDFLNPNGSDCTLVLFYTPWCRFSASLAPHFNSLPRAFPALHFLALDASQHSSLSTRFGTVAVPNILLFQGAKPMARFNHTDRTLETLKIFIFNQTGIEAKKNVVVTEADQIGPLPSTLIKSVDWLLVFSLFFLISFIMYATIRTENIRWLIPGQEQEHVE is encoded by the exons ATGCGGCTCCTCAGCTGGTGGCAGGTGCTGCTGTGTGTGCTGGGGCCTGTGGCCTGCGGCCTGGAGG AGGAAAGTGGTCACCTGTGGTCAGAGGAGCAGCCTGCTCGCCCGCTGCAGGAGGAGGCTGTGTACACGAGTGAAAAGGAGGCTTCCGATGGCCCCATAGGCCAGGACCCATTGGCCGAAGAGTCTGATTCAGTGCTGGCACTAGACACAGAGGGCGACCCCATGGTGATGCTGTCTGTGATTCCAGGGGACACTGAAGACAGACTGAGCTCACAGGCCAGTGGTGGCACCTGTGGAGCTGATGGGGAAGTGGACTCGTGGTGCAACCTCCGAGAGAGCCTCTACTCGCTGGACAGCGCGGGGAGCAGCTTCCCTGAGAGGGAGGAGGAGTATTACACAGAACCCGAGGTGGCAGAGATGGATCCCACTCCGACAGAGGACTCTAATAACACTGAGAGCCTGAAGTCTCCAAAGGTTATCTGCGAAGAAAGAAATGTGACAGGAATGGAAAATTTCactctaaaaattttaaatacgtCACAG GACCTTATGGATTTTCTAAACCCAAATGGTAGTGACTGTACTCTAGTCCTGTTTTACACCCCATGGTGCCGATTTTCTGCCAGTTTGGCTCCTCATTTCAATTCTCTGCCCCGGGCATTTCCAGCTCTTCATTTTCTGGCATTGGATGCATCTCAGCACAGCAG TCTTTCTACTAGGTTTGGCACTGTAGCTGTTCCTAACATCTTGTTATTTCAAGGAGCTAAACCAATGGCTAGATTTAATCACACAGACCGAACATTGGAAACACTGAAAATCTTCATTTTTAACCAGACAG GTATAGAAGCCAAGAAAAACGTGGTGGTCACAGAAGCCGACCAAATAGGCCCTCTTCCCAGTACTCTGATAAAAAGTGTGGATTGGTtgcttgtattttctttattcttcctaaTTAGTTTTATAATGTATGCTACCATTCGAACTGAGAATATTCGGTGGCTAATTCCAGGACAAGAGCAGGAACATGTGGAGTAG